One window of Phocoena phocoena chromosome 13, mPhoPho1.1, whole genome shotgun sequence genomic DNA carries:
- the ST8SIA3 gene encoding alpha-N-acetylneuraminate alpha-2,8-sialyltransferase ST8SIA3, with protein sequence MRNCKMARVASVLGLVMLSVALLILSLISYVSLKKENIFTTPKYANPGAPRMYMFHAGFRSQFALKLLDPSFVPFPHSLTHELQARPKWTFNRTAFLHQRQEILQHVDVIKNFSLTKNSVRIGQLMHYDYSSHKYVFSISNNFRSLLPDVSPIVNKHYNICAVVGNSGILTGSRCGQQIDKSDFVFRCNFAPTEAFQRDVGRKTNLTTFNPSILEKYYNNLLTIQDRNNFFLSLKKLDGAILWIPAFFFHTSATVTRTLVDFFVEHRGQLKVQLAWPGNIMQHVNRYWKNKHLSPKRLSTGILMYTLASAICEEIHLYGFWPFGFDPNTREDLPYHYYDKKGTKFTTKWQESHQLPAEFQLLYRMHGEGLTKLTLSRCA encoded by the exons ATGAGAAATTGCAAAATGGCCCGGGTCGCCAGTGTGCTGGGGCTGGTTATGCTCAGCGTCGCCCTGCTGATTTTATCGCTCATCAGCTACGTGTCCCTGAAAAAGGAGAACATCTTCACCACTCCCAAGTATGCCAACCCGGGGGCGCCCCGAATGTACATGTTCCACGCGGGATTCCG GTCACAGTTTGCGCTGAAGCTTCTAGATCCGTCATTTGTGCCCTTTCCGCATTCTCTGACTCATGAACTCCAAGCCAGACCTAAGTGGACATTTAATCGGACAGCGTTTTTACATCAAAG gcaAGAAATTCTTCAGCATGTCgatgtaataaaaaatttttctttgaccAAGAATAGTGTTCGGATTGGACAACTGATGCACTATGATTATTCCAGCCATAAATATGTTTTCTCTATTAGCAATAACTTCCGATCGCTGCTTCCAGATGTGTCACCCATTGTGAATAAGCATTATAATATCTGTGCTGTGGTTGGAAATAGTGGGATCCTGACAGGGAGCCGGTGTGGACAACAAATAGATAAGTCAGATTTTGTTTTCCGTTGCAATTTTGCCCCTACGGAGGCTTTCCAAAGAGATGTTGGAAGGAAAACCAACCTTACCACCTTCAACCCCAGCATCCTGGAAAAATATTACAACAATCTTTTGACCATTCAGGACCGTAACAACTtttttctcagtttaaaaaaGCTCGATGGGGCCATTCTTTGGATCCCTGCATTTTTCTTCCACACTTCAGCAACTGTTACCAGGACACTAGTTGACTTTTTTGTTGAACACAGAGGTCAGTTAAAGGTCCAACTGGCTTGGCCTGGAAATATAATGCAACATGTCAACAG GTActggaaaaacaaacatttgtCACCCAAACGGCTGAGCACAGGTATTCTCATGTACACCCTTGCGTCAGCAATATGTGAAGAGATCCACTTGTATGGATTTTGGCCTTTTGGATTTGACCCCAACACAAGGGAAGATCTTCCATACCATTACTATGacaaaaaaggaaccaaatttACTACCAAGTGGCAGGAGTCCCACCAGCTGCCTGCTGAGTTTCAGCTGTTGTACCGAATGCACGGGGAAGGGCTCACCAAGCTGACTCTGTCACGCTGTGCCTAG